The genomic stretch CCTCTGACGCCTCATCACCCTCGAGTTCTGGCGCCTTATAGTTGATGATCTCGAATTTAAACCACTATTATTTGATGTCACGCCACCGATGGAAACAGCTCTAGTAATTGTAGGCTGAACTGAATTATGCACTTTCTTCTTACCAAAACAAACTCCAGTCCACAAGCAATAAATAATCGTGCAAATTCCGGCGAACCCCCCTACTGATCCAACAATAGCAAATGCCAATAACCCTGTTGTCAATTTATTGGACGGAGATGACTTGGGCACTATCGACGGGGGTGGTGCTGATGGCAATGACGTCGGAGCCAACGGTGTTAACATCGAAGCATTGGGACCACAAGGCTTGCAAATGTTCCCTGAACCAGAGCACAACTTCTCAGATCGCGGATACAAACCGCATTCACTACACGAAGATTGCACACATGGCCCTGGTAAAACCTCGCCCAACGGAAGCCGAGTCCCTGAAGCATTAGGCCACCCTGGTCCCCAACACATAATCGAAAAATCACGCGAAACCAATCCACAGCTAAAATTAGAACCTGAAACAATAGACTCAAAGAAAACACCCTGAATCTCACTCACATTATATTCACCGCCACCTCCCCAACAAACAACAGATCCATTATTCCTTCGAATCGCACAGCTATGACTAGCCCCAAGAGCCAACTGTGAATATTCCAATACATTATTTGAAGGGACATTCAATTGACCAAAACTATTATCCCCTTTGCACACCAAAAAGCCACTAGAATTGACACCACAAACATGTAAACCACCCGCTTCAAGATTCAAAATTATCATATCGGCAAAACCAATTTCAATCTCTCTTGCAATTGCATTATTACCCCAACACTTAATTCTGTTATTTTCCATTAAAATCCCACAGGAGAAGCCAGACCCACTTGAAATTGACTTAAATTTATCGCCTTCGCTTGATGATTGTTTACTTGCATTACCATCTCCCCTCCAACACGTAACGGTCCCAGTTTTGTTGACACTCGATGTGTCATTAACAATCGCACACACTTGATTATCACCAACAGAGAGGTTTTGTAGAAGGGCGGTGTTGTTAGCATAGACTCTTCGAGGTTCAAAAAAGGAATTCGATGTGTCCCAGCATAAGAAAGCATAGCCCCCAGAACGTAGACCGCAGAAGAAGGTGGAACCGCCAGAGATGGCGGAGAAGGAGACGTTAGGCTGGACGGTGATGATTTCGGCGATGGGGGTTCGTCTATAGCAGGTAATACTTTGGGATGGTTGGGAGGCGGAGACGCCACAGACGGTGGAGGAGGCGGAGATGACCGCGAGGGTGGAGCCGGAGCCCAAGGCATGGGTTAGGAATGGAGATGATAAGATGAAGGAGAGAAGTGTGAGGGTGATGACGGAGAGGACAGCGGAGGAGAGGTGTAGTTTCGTCATGTATAGAAGTGGAGATTTGCGGTGGTGGTAGAGGAGGTGGGTGATGGGTGACGGGTAGGCTTCATTGGTAGAGAGAGAGCGGAGATTTTAAGGTACTGAATGTCAATCAGTTTTTATTGCGTTTGAAATTAATAAGAGGATGAAAAGCTCatagagagggggagagagtgGGGGGTTTTAAGTTCTAATAACAAGTCTTGTCTGCAGGTTACATGGCTTTTTCAGCTCgtttcagttttattttcttgactGTTGAGAGTTTTTGTTTCCAAGGATGTGtttggaaagttttttttaaaaggttaatgataatttttttgtggctttgattttttttaagtaaattattgttattactatgaTATTATTTTCACCCATCATCTACTTCTTCAccgtcttta from Populus alba chromosome 8, ASM523922v2, whole genome shotgun sequence encodes the following:
- the LOC118055855 gene encoding putative serine/threonine-protein kinase-like protein CCR3; the encoded protein is MTKLHLSSAVLSVITLTLLSFILSSPFLTHALGSGSTLAVISASSTVCGVSASQPSQSITCYRRTPIAEIITVQPNVSFSAISGGSTFFCGLRSGGYAFLCWDTSNSFFEPRRVYANNTALLQNLSVGDNQVCAIVNDTSSVNKTGTVTCWRGDGNASKQSSSEGDKFKSISSGSGFSCGILMENNRIKCWGNNAIAREIEIGFADMIILNLEAGGLHVCGVNSSGFLVCKGDNSFGQLNVPSNNVLEYSQLALGASHSCAIRRNNGSVVCWGGGGEYNVSEIQGVFFESIVSGSNFSCGLVSRDFSIMCWGPGWPNASGTRLPLGEVLPGPCVQSSCSECGLYPRSEKLCSGSGNICKPCGPNASMLTPLAPTSLPSAPPPSIVPKSSPSNKLTTGLLAFAIVGSVGGFAGICTIIYCLWTGVCFGKKKVHNSVQPTITRAVSIGGVTSNNSGLNSRSSTIRRQNSRVMRRQRSGTSSKHGDRAEEFSLAELAVATDNFSVENKIGAGSFGVVYRGKLKDGREVAIKRGETGQKMKKFQEKESAFESELAFLSRLHHKHLVRLVGYCEDGDERLLVYDYMKNGALYDHLHDKNNIERSRSVINSWKMRIKIALDAARGIEYLHNYAVPSIIHRDIKSSNILLDANWTARVSDFGLSLMGPESEQDYNYRPTKAAGTVGYIDPEYYGLNVLTAKSDVYGLGVVLLELLTGKRAIFKGDDNGGTPTSIVDFAVPKIMVNELGKILDPRVGPPEVNEAEAVELVGYTAMHCVNLEGKDRPTMADIVANLERALSLCDGSSHGSISSGRISIVSD